The nucleotide window TCGAATTCCAGCCTCTCCAGCCGGAACTGCGAACAGGTGTACCTGTAGCGATCGTGGAAGGGATGCGAAGGGTCGAAGTAACTGAACCACCAGACGCCGAAGAAATTCCTGTGCGTCGGGTCGATGGTGGCATAACAGCTCCTGAAATAGGGAACGCTGACAACCACCTCGGCCCCATTGGCGCTGATGCGATGTATCTCTTCCATGACCTTGAGGGGGTCCTTGAGATGCTCCAGGATATTGTCCATCCAGACCTTTTCCGCCGAATTATCGTCGAAGGGATAGGGAAATACATCGAGGTCATGGACAATGTCCACACCCGGCAGCGCCAGGGCGTCGACGCCCACATACCCTTCCCTTTTCCTCTGTCCGCAGCCAAGATCGATGTTAACGGTCATTCATGCACTCCGTCACCGCCCTGTCCCGCCGCCAGAATCCCGCTGAGCTCGTGCGCCCATTCATTCATGGCGTTCTCGGACACCCTGCAGAACCTGCCCCTGAACCTTGCCACCTTGCTCTGGCGACCGTCCTCATTCCACCACTCATCCACATGGCCATAGACCCTGTTGACCTCTTCGGCGGCCTCCACGGGACTTTTGAAGAGTATCCCGGCGGAGTGCAGATCCTCGAAATATTCAACTGCGTCGGGATGCAGTGCGTTCGCTGAAAAGGAAGGCTCGTAAAAAAGGATCATCGGCTTGTTGACGTGCAGGGCCTCGATGAAGGTGGTTGAATACATTGGATGACCGCAGAGGAAAAGGCAACAGTTCTGGAGGCTCTTCTCAAAGGGCACGTCCCAGGTTTCCACGGGAACCTTCGCGGGAAAGGCGTCCTTCAATCTCTCCCGCACTTCCCATCCCATGTCTTCCCTGTGGGGCCTCAATCTCAAATTATCCATGACCTCGTCCGACAGGGAACGGGCGAAGACGTTTATGTCTTCAAAGTAGCGAGTCCAGTATTGCACTGTCAGGGGAAACTGTACCAGACACCGCATCCAGACCGCGAGATCGTACAGTATCTCCCTGCTCTTTTGCCGCCGCCCGCCCTTTGCCCTTCCCAGGAGCTTTGTCGCAGACATGGGCCTCACCTCGGCGTGCGTCGCACCCCTTGTCCATCCCCAGGAATAGAACCTGTCCACAACGGAAAGCTCCTGCCCTTCCTGGAGGAAGTACCTGATGATGCCGTAGTTGCCTCCGTGCTGCACACCAACGAGCAGGGCGCCTTTCTCCGCCCGGGAGGCCGCCCATATCTTGAAGACGTCGTTGTAATGCCAGGACGTGGCGCTCATGAGGGCTGCGGGCTCGTCCCGGTACAACGCGTGAACGGCATCGTCCGTCTCCCTGTATCTCTCGACGAATACGATGGGGATCTCTTCGGCGATGAGCCCGAAGAGGAGCCCCTCAAATTCGCTGGCGCCGAATGCCCCCGTCCCTATGGACCCCCGCTTCCCCCTGTCCAGCGTGGTTCCCCCGAAATCGATAGAGGGATAAAAGAAGCGGGACATGGCAAAACCGGTCATCATCAGGAGCTTTGCCTCGGCGGACCGTGAAAAGTAGGCATTGTGATAGAATATCTTTCTCTCTTTTCCTCCCGGCAGGGAGAGGGTCCGCGCGAGGAACCTCTTCGTCAGAGATACGGCCCTGTTCGGCAGTACCTTGTGCACCGACACCTGTGAATAGTCCCTCCCGTCAACCTTCCTTTTCGGGTACGGCCCGTTCAGCCTGCCCAGTATGCGGCTGAACATCTGGAGATTATACAGGTCGCTCTTCAAAAGCTCCATGAACTCGATCGTCTCGCCGGGCGTTTGGAAGGAGGCCTCGTCAAGGCAAACCGTTGTCAGATCAGGGTACGATGCGAGGGCCGAGGAGATATGGACGTACCTGTCGTAGGCGGCGTGGATGAAATGGAGAAGCCATGTGCCGACGAGTATCCTCCAGTACCTCTGCGTGTGACGCACCCCGTGGAC belongs to Syntrophorhabdaceae bacterium and includes:
- a CDS encoding methyltransferase domain-containing protein is translated as MTVNIDLGCGQRKREGYVGVDALALPGVDIVHDLDVFPYPFDDNSAEKVWMDNILEHLKDPLKVMEEIHRISANGAEVVVSVPYFRSCYATIDPTHRNFFGVWWFSYFDPSHPFHDRYRYTCSQFRLERLEFDREFRGGRMGIFHRFLVRVAERHPYSYELRLSHLFPLNSLTYHLRVIK
- a CDS encoding LIC12162 family protein, which translates into the protein MPDKNIFLATTSIEEFWDPSARLLLLGEWCRSYSRREYLGSLDVTVLEPPYTDAEVPGIFTYLDGVYERALVLLSDRLNAVHGVRHTQRYWRILVGTWLLHFIHAAYDRYVHISSALASYPDLTTVCLDEASFQTPGETIEFMELLKSDLYNLQMFSRILGRLNGPYPKRKVDGRDYSQVSVHKVLPNRAVSLTKRFLARTLSLPGGKERKIFYHNAYFSRSAEAKLLMMTGFAMSRFFYPSIDFGGTTLDRGKRGSIGTGAFGASEFEGLLFGLIAEEIPIVFVERYRETDDAVHALYRDEPAALMSATSWHYNDVFKIWAASRAEKGALLVGVQHGGNYGIIRYFLQEGQELSVVDRFYSWGWTRGATHAEVRPMSATKLLGRAKGGRRQKSREILYDLAVWMRCLVQFPLTVQYWTRYFEDINVFARSLSDEVMDNLRLRPHREDMGWEVRERLKDAFPAKVPVETWDVPFEKSLQNCCLFLCGHPMYSTTFIEALHVNKPMILFYEPSFSANALHPDAVEYFEDLHSAGILFKSPVEAAEEVNRVYGHVDEWWNEDGRQSKVARFRGRFCRVSENAMNEWAHELSGILAAGQGGDGVHE